A section of the Acanthopagrus latus isolate v.2019 chromosome 20, fAcaLat1.1, whole genome shotgun sequence genome encodes:
- the csnk1db gene encoding casein kinase I isoform X1, with protein MELRVGNRYRLGRKIGSGSFGDIYLGTDISVGEEVAIKLECVKTKHPQLHIESKIYKMMQGGVGIPTIKWCGAEGDYNVMVMELLGPSLEDLFNFCSRKFSLKTVLLLADQMISRIEYIHSKNFIHRDVKPDNFLMGLGKKGNLVYIIDFGLAKKYRDARTHQHIPYRENKNLTGTARYASINTHLGIEQSRRDDLESLGYVLMYFNLGSLPWQGLKAATKRQKYERISEKKMSTPIEVLCKGYPSEFATYLNFCRSLRFDDKPDYSYLRQLFRNLFHRQGFSYDYVFDWNMLKFGANRAAEEAERERRDREDRLRHGRNPGARGVSAASGRPRGTQDGAPPTPLTPTSHTANTSPRQVSGMERERKVSMRLHRGAPVNISSSDLTGRQDTSRMSTSQIVSGAPSAGLHLLAPR; from the exons ATGGAGCTGAGAGTGGGGAACCGGTACAGACTGGGCAGAAAAATTGGAAGCGGATCTTTCGGGGACATCTATTTAG GCACAGATATTTCAGTTGGCGAGGAGGTTGCAATAAAGTTGGAATGTGTGAAGACCAAACACCCTCAACTCCACATCGAGAGCAAGATCTACAAGATGATGCAAGGAGGAG TGGGCATTCCAACAATCAAATGGTGTGGAGCAGAAGGTGATTACAATGTGATGGTCATGGAGTTGCTGGGGCCTAGCTTGGAGGATCTCTTCAACTTTTGCTCCCGCAAGTTCAGCCTCAAGACAGTCCTGCTGCTCGCTGATCAGATG ATCAGTCGCATTGAGTACATTCACTCCAAGAACTTCATCCACAGAGATGTGAAGCCTGATAACTTCCTGATGGGACTGGGCAAAAAGGGCAACCTGGTCTACATTATCGACTTTGGCCTGGCTAAAAAATATCGTGACGCTCGCACACATCAGCACATCCCCTACCGTGAAAACAAGAACCTGACTGGCACTGCACGCTATGCCTCAATCAACACACATCTGGGgattg AGCAGTCAAGGCGTGATGACCTGGAGTCCTTAGGCTATGTTCTCATGTATTTTAATCTGGGCTCCCTTCCTTGGCAAGGTCTTAAGGCTGCTACCAAGAGGCAAAAGTATGAACGGATCAGtgagaagaaaatgtccacTCCCATTGAGGTGCTTTGCAAGGGATATCCAT CTGAGTTTGCAACTTACCTGAATTTTTGTCGGTCCCTGCGCTTTGATGACAAGCCAGACTACTCATATCTGCGGCAGCTCTTCAGGAACCTGTTCCACAGACAGGGCTTCTCTTATGACTATGTTTTTGACTGGAACATGCTCAAATTT GGAGCCAACCGtgcagcagaggaagcagagagagagcgccGGGACCGCGAGGACAGGCTTAGGCATGGCAGGAACCCAGGGGCCAGAGGAGTATCTGCTGCATCAGGACGACCACGAGGAACCCAGGACGGAGCCCCGCCCACCCCGCTGACGCCCACCTCACACACAG CAAACACATCCCCTCGACAAGTGTCCGGCATGGAGCGTGAGCGAAAGGTCAGCATGCGACTTCACCGGGGCGCTCCTGTCAACATATCATCCTCAGACCTAACAGGACGGCAGGACACGTCTCGCATGTCCACTTCACAG ATTGTGTCTGGTGCACCATCTGCTGGTCTCCATCTTCTTGCTCCTCGATGA
- the csnk1db gene encoding casein kinase I isoform X2, producing the protein MELRVGNRYRLGRKIGSGSFGDIYLGTDISVGEEVAIKLECVKTKHPQLHIESKIYKMMQGGVGIPTIKWCGAEGDYNVMVMELLGPSLEDLFNFCSRKFSLKTVLLLADQMISRIEYIHSKNFIHRDVKPDNFLMGLGKKGNLVYIIDFGLAKKYRDARTHQHIPYRENKNLTGTARYASINTHLGIEQSRRDDLESLGYVLMYFNLGSLPWQGLKAATKRQKYERISEKKMSTPIEVLCKGYPSEFATYLNFCRSLRFDDKPDYSYLRQLFRNLFHRQGFSYDYVFDWNMLKFGANRAAEEAERERRDREDRLRHGRNPGARGVSAASGRPRGTQDGAPPTPLTPTSHTANTSPRQVSGMERERKVSMRLHRGAPVNISSSDLTGRQDTSRMSTSQHSLRASRQVDARHVLV; encoded by the exons ATGGAGCTGAGAGTGGGGAACCGGTACAGACTGGGCAGAAAAATTGGAAGCGGATCTTTCGGGGACATCTATTTAG GCACAGATATTTCAGTTGGCGAGGAGGTTGCAATAAAGTTGGAATGTGTGAAGACCAAACACCCTCAACTCCACATCGAGAGCAAGATCTACAAGATGATGCAAGGAGGAG TGGGCATTCCAACAATCAAATGGTGTGGAGCAGAAGGTGATTACAATGTGATGGTCATGGAGTTGCTGGGGCCTAGCTTGGAGGATCTCTTCAACTTTTGCTCCCGCAAGTTCAGCCTCAAGACAGTCCTGCTGCTCGCTGATCAGATG ATCAGTCGCATTGAGTACATTCACTCCAAGAACTTCATCCACAGAGATGTGAAGCCTGATAACTTCCTGATGGGACTGGGCAAAAAGGGCAACCTGGTCTACATTATCGACTTTGGCCTGGCTAAAAAATATCGTGACGCTCGCACACATCAGCACATCCCCTACCGTGAAAACAAGAACCTGACTGGCACTGCACGCTATGCCTCAATCAACACACATCTGGGgattg AGCAGTCAAGGCGTGATGACCTGGAGTCCTTAGGCTATGTTCTCATGTATTTTAATCTGGGCTCCCTTCCTTGGCAAGGTCTTAAGGCTGCTACCAAGAGGCAAAAGTATGAACGGATCAGtgagaagaaaatgtccacTCCCATTGAGGTGCTTTGCAAGGGATATCCAT CTGAGTTTGCAACTTACCTGAATTTTTGTCGGTCCCTGCGCTTTGATGACAAGCCAGACTACTCATATCTGCGGCAGCTCTTCAGGAACCTGTTCCACAGACAGGGCTTCTCTTATGACTATGTTTTTGACTGGAACATGCTCAAATTT GGAGCCAACCGtgcagcagaggaagcagagagagagcgccGGGACCGCGAGGACAGGCTTAGGCATGGCAGGAACCCAGGGGCCAGAGGAGTATCTGCTGCATCAGGACGACCACGAGGAACCCAGGACGGAGCCCCGCCCACCCCGCTGACGCCCACCTCACACACAG CAAACACATCCCCTCGACAAGTGTCCGGCATGGAGCGTGAGCGAAAGGTCAGCATGCGACTTCACCGGGGCGCTCCTGTCAACATATCATCCTCAGACCTAACAGGACGGCAGGACACGTCTCGCATGTCCACTTCACAG CATTCCCTACGAGCATCACGCCAAGTAGACGCTCGCCACGTCCTTGTGTGA
- the csnk1db gene encoding casein kinase I isoform X3: MELRVGNRYRLGRKIGSGSFGDIYLGTDISVGEEVAIKLECVKTKHPQLHIESKIYKMMQGGVGIPTIKWCGAEGDYNVMVMELLGPSLEDLFNFCSRKFSLKTVLLLADQMISRIEYIHSKNFIHRDVKPDNFLMGLGKKGNLVYIIDFGLAKKYRDARTHQHIPYRENKNLTGTARYASINTHLGIEQSRRDDLESLGYVLMYFNLGSLPWQGLKAATKRQKYERISEKKMSTPIEVLCKGYPSEFATYLNFCRSLRFDDKPDYSYLRQLFRNLFHRQGFSYDYVFDWNMLKFGANRAAEEAERERRDREDRLRHGRNPGARGVSAASGRPRGTQDGAPPTPLTPTSHTANTSPRQVSGMERERKVSMRLHRGAPVNISSSDLTGRQDTSRMSTSQNSIPYEHHAK; this comes from the exons ATGGAGCTGAGAGTGGGGAACCGGTACAGACTGGGCAGAAAAATTGGAAGCGGATCTTTCGGGGACATCTATTTAG GCACAGATATTTCAGTTGGCGAGGAGGTTGCAATAAAGTTGGAATGTGTGAAGACCAAACACCCTCAACTCCACATCGAGAGCAAGATCTACAAGATGATGCAAGGAGGAG TGGGCATTCCAACAATCAAATGGTGTGGAGCAGAAGGTGATTACAATGTGATGGTCATGGAGTTGCTGGGGCCTAGCTTGGAGGATCTCTTCAACTTTTGCTCCCGCAAGTTCAGCCTCAAGACAGTCCTGCTGCTCGCTGATCAGATG ATCAGTCGCATTGAGTACATTCACTCCAAGAACTTCATCCACAGAGATGTGAAGCCTGATAACTTCCTGATGGGACTGGGCAAAAAGGGCAACCTGGTCTACATTATCGACTTTGGCCTGGCTAAAAAATATCGTGACGCTCGCACACATCAGCACATCCCCTACCGTGAAAACAAGAACCTGACTGGCACTGCACGCTATGCCTCAATCAACACACATCTGGGgattg AGCAGTCAAGGCGTGATGACCTGGAGTCCTTAGGCTATGTTCTCATGTATTTTAATCTGGGCTCCCTTCCTTGGCAAGGTCTTAAGGCTGCTACCAAGAGGCAAAAGTATGAACGGATCAGtgagaagaaaatgtccacTCCCATTGAGGTGCTTTGCAAGGGATATCCAT CTGAGTTTGCAACTTACCTGAATTTTTGTCGGTCCCTGCGCTTTGATGACAAGCCAGACTACTCATATCTGCGGCAGCTCTTCAGGAACCTGTTCCACAGACAGGGCTTCTCTTATGACTATGTTTTTGACTGGAACATGCTCAAATTT GGAGCCAACCGtgcagcagaggaagcagagagagagcgccGGGACCGCGAGGACAGGCTTAGGCATGGCAGGAACCCAGGGGCCAGAGGAGTATCTGCTGCATCAGGACGACCACGAGGAACCCAGGACGGAGCCCCGCCCACCCCGCTGACGCCCACCTCACACACAG CAAACACATCCCCTCGACAAGTGTCCGGCATGGAGCGTGAGCGAAAGGTCAGCATGCGACTTCACCGGGGCGCTCCTGTCAACATATCATCCTCAGACCTAACAGGACGGCAGGACACGTCTCGCATGTCCACTTCACAG AATAGCATTCCCTACGAGCATCACGCCAAGTAG